A genomic stretch from Arachis stenosperma cultivar V10309 chromosome 3, arast.V10309.gnm1.PFL2, whole genome shotgun sequence includes:
- the LOC130969918 gene encoding NAD(P)H-dependent 6'-deoxychalcone synthase-like: MSSTAKQGAVPVPNVVLQSSFTMPVTGLGTGSETNDDLTVKAAAVEAIKLGYRHFDTASFYGSEQGLGEAIAEALKLGLISSRNELFITSKLWLSDNHPHLVLPALQNSLRSLGLEYLDLYLIHWPISAKPKLKKFPYDDDDLLPFDLKGVWASMEECHNLGLTKSIGVSNFSCKKLENLLSFATIPPAVNQVELNPCWQQKNLREYCKAKDIMVTAYSPLGAKGAIWGSNDVMDSELLKHIAHAHGKTVAQVSLRWLYEQGVTFIVKSYNKERMKQNLEIFDFSLTNDDYQKINQIKQERKVKNCAPPGGFVIDDLWDGEN, from the exons ATGTCTTCAACAGCAAAACAAGGAGCGGTCCCAGTCCCAAATGTTGTCCTACAATCATCATTCACCATGCCAGTGACGGGCCTCGGAACAGGTTCCGAAACAAACGATGACCTCACCGTCAAAGCTGCGGCCGTTGAGGCCATCAAGCTCGGTTACAGGCACTTTGACACTGCTTCCTTTTATGGCTCTGAACAGGGTCTGGGAGAAGCCATTGCTGAAGCCCTTAAACTTGGTCTCATAAGTTCCAGGAATGAACTTTTTATCACTTCCAAGTTATGGTTATCTGATAACCATCCCCATCTTGTTCTTCCTGCTCTACAAAATTCACTTCG GAGTCTTGGATTAGAATATTTGGATCTTTATTTAATCCACTGGCCAATAAGTGCAAAGCCTAAGCTAAAGAAATTTccttatgatgatgatgacttgtTGCCATTTGACTTGAAGGGCGTGTGGGCTTCAATGGAAGAATGTCACAACTTGGGCCTCACTAAATCAATTGGAGTCAGCAACTTCTCTTGCAAAAAACTTGAAAATCTCCTCTCTTTTGCTACGATTCCTCCGGCGGTTAATCAA GTGGAGTTGAATCCTTGCTGGCAGCAGAAGAATCTAAGAGAATATTGCAAAGCTAAGGATATTATGGTAACTGCATATTCTCCTTTGGGAGCCAAAGGAGCTATTTGGGGTAGTAATGATGTTATGGACAGTGAATTACTAAAGCACATTGCACATGCTCATGGAAAAACTGTTGCTCAAGTAAGTCTTAGATGGCTGTATGAACAGGGTGTGACTTTCATAGTGAAGAGCTACAATAAGGAAAGAATGAAACAGAACTTAGAAATATTTGACTTTTCACTCACAAATGATGACTACCAAAAGATTAATCAAATCAAACAGGAGCGCAAGGTAAAGAATTGTGCACCACCCGGTGGATTCGTTATTGATGATCTATGGGATGGAGAAAACTAG